The window GAGATCAGGACTGGCGGTGGTTTTGGGGCATTCCAGACCTGTAATGTGGCCGACCAGGCAGATGTACAAAAAGTGGTGGCAGCCATCAGTGAACTGGAGGGACGGATAGATATATTGGTGAACAATGCGGGTGTAGCCCATATTGGTAATGCTGAAAATACTTCCGAGGCAGATTTTGACAGGATCTATTCTATCAACGTAAAGGGCGTATATAATTTCCTGCATGCGGCCTTGCCGGTAATGAAGCAAACTGGTGGCGTTATATTGAATACCTGCTCCATCGCCGCTACGGTAGGATTGAGTGACCGTTTTGCCTACAGTATGAGTAAGGGAGCCGTCCTGAGTATGACCTTGTCAGTGGCCAAGGATTATTTGTCCCACAAGATCCGCTGCAATTGCATGTCGCCGGCCCGCGTGTACACTCCCTTTGTGGAAGGGTTTATTGCCAAGAACTATCCGGGAAAGGAGCAGGAGATATTTGAGAAATTATCGAAAAGCCAACCGATAGGGCGTATGGGGACAACTGAAGAAGTGGCGGCCCTGGCATTATACCTCTGCAGTGACGAAGCGGGCTTCCTCACTGGTTGCGACTATCCTATTGATGGCGGATTTACAAGATTAAACAGCTAAAAAGGAAATAATGAAACTGATTCGATTTGGGGCGCCCGGCAAGGAAAAGCCCGGAGTGCTGATCAATGATAAATGTTATGATGTTTCCGGTTTTGTGCCGGATTATGATGAAGCCTTCTTTGAAGAGGGTGGCCTTGCCAGGTTGCAGCAGGTGATCGCAGCAGGAAGCCTTCCTGAAGTAAAGGTGGAACGCTTTGGTTGCCCTGTGAAAAGGCCATCCAAGATCGTTTGCATCGGCCTTAATTATATTGACCATGCCAGGGAAACCGGTGCCACACCACCTGCAGAACCGGTGATCTTCCTGAAGTCGACAACGGCCATTATTGGTCCAAACGATACCATTGTGATCCCTAAAGGTTCTGAGAAAACGGATTGGGAAGTGGAACTGGCTGTGGTGATCGGTAAGAAGGCCAGTTATGTTGAGGAAGCGAATGCAATGGACCATGTTGCCGGTTACTGCCTGCACAATGATGTGAGTGAAAGGGCATTCCAGTTGGAACGTGGGGGTACCTGGGACAAGGGTAAGGGCTGTGATACCTTCGCGCCGATCGGGCCCTTCCTGGCAACGAAAGAGGAGATCGCCGATGTGCATAATCTTCGGTTATGGCTTACCGTGAACGGACAGAAGATGCAGGATGGCACCACTGCAGACCTGATCTTTACTATTCCGCACATTATTGCTTATGTGAGCCAGTTCATGACCCTGTTGCCGGGGGATATCATTTCAACCGGTACCCCGGCAGGTGTGGGTTTAGGCATGAACCCGCAGGTGTACCTGAAACCGGGAGATGTAGTGGAGTTGGGTATCGATGGCCTGGGAAGTTCCAGGCAGGTTGTTAAGGCCTTTCAATAAACAAGTAATACCAACGATCGTCATATGAAAAACAAGCAGTCTTACCTGGTTGCCTTCATCATGGTTACCAGTCTCTTCTTCCTGTGGGCTTTCCTGCATAATATCAACCCCATCCTGATCCCTCACCTGAAGAAGGCTTGTACCCTTACAGATACGGAAAGTGCGTTCATCGACTCTTCCGTTTACCTGAGTTATTTCCTGGTGGCCTTGCCGGCAGGATGGTTCATGCACAAGTATGGCTATAAGAATGGCATCCTGGTGGGTTTGCTATTGTATTGTATCGGGGCCTTTCTTTTTGTACCGGCAGCATCAGCGCGCAGTTATAATTTTTTCCTGGTGGCCCTGTTCATCATGGCAGGTGGTGCAACCTTCCTGGAGACCATTGCCAATCCCTATATCACCAAGTTGGGAGATCCGGAAGGGGCAGCGAAGCGATTGAACCTTGCCCAGTCATTCAACGGAGTAGGCTCAGTGATCCCGCCATTGATAGGCGGACAATTCATCCTTTCGGGTATTGAACATTCACCGCAAGAGTTAAGCAGGATGAGTGCTGCCGACCTGGATGCCTACCTGAGTTTTGAAGCCAATGCCATCAAGATGCCCTATATGGTGATCGGTGGTGTGGTCGCCCTGATTTTGATCCTGTTTGCATTGGTTAAACTTCCCGAGATCAAGGAAGCGCCAGAGGAAGGAGGTGAGTCCAGTTTCTCCCTCAGGGTATTCAGGCACCGGCATTTTCGTTGGGCTTTACTGGCGCAATTCTTCTATATAGGGGCACAGGTGGGTATTGGCAGCTTCTTTATCCGTTATGCACGCTATGTGCAGGATATCCCCGAGAAGCAGGCCGCATTCCTTTGGGGATCTATTGCCATGGTGGGTTTTATGGCGGGACGTTTTGTAGGTACCTTCCTGATGAAATATTTCAAACCTGCCGTGTTATTGTGCGCCTTTGCCCTGACCAATGTTGCCTTATTGGCCATAGCCATATTTGCATCCGGTAACCTTGCAGTCTATGCCTTGATAGCTACCCCATTCTTTATGTCCATCATGTTCCCCACCATCTTTGCCCTGGGTATTGATGGACTGGGCGAAGAAAGTAAGATCGCGTCCTCCTTCATCGTGATGTCAATTGTAGGCGGGGCCTTCTTCCCCATCTTGATGGGACAGGTGAGTGATGCCAATAGCGGTAATATCCAGCTTTCTTACCTGGTGCCGGTAGTTTGCTTCCTTGTGGTCTTCTGGTTTGGCCTTACCCAGTTAAAGAAAGCCGCAGTAAAAGTTTCTGTAGCGCATTAAACAGGAAATCATGAAAAGGTATTGTTTGTCAGTTGACCTGAAGAATGATGAGCAGCTCATTGCGGAGTATGAACAGTATCATGTGAAGATCTGGCCGGAGATCGAACAAAGCATCCGGGATGCGGGAATTACGAGTATGGAGATCTACCGTATTGAAAACCGCTTGTTCATGATCATGGAGACCAGTGATGATTTCTCTTTCGAAAGGAAAGCTGCCATGGATGCGGGTAATGCCAGGGTGCAGGAATGGGAGGAGTTGATGTGGCAATACCAGCAGTCATTGCCTTCAGCAAAGAAGGGGGAAAAGTGGGTGTTGATGAAAAAGATATTTGACCTCAATTCATAAGTTATGCAGGTGATCGATACACATCAGCATTTCTGGGAGTATGATCCGTCCAGGCATGAATGGATCTCAGATGAGATGTCAGTGATCCGCAGGGATTTCCTACCAAAGGACCTGCAGTCCTTGCTTTCCCGTAATGGAGTATCGGGATGTGTGAATGTTCAGGTGGACCAGTCGGAAGCAGAAACCTTGTGGATGCTGGATCATGCGGCAAAGCATGATTTCATCCTTGGGGTAGTGGGTTGGGTGGACCTTAAGGGAAAAGATATCAGGGACCGCCTCGCTTATTTTACCCAGTTCCCCAAGCTGAAAGGCTTCCGTCATATCCTACAGGCAGAAGCGCCGGCGTTCATGCTGGATAATGCCTTCCTCAATGGTATTTCAGCCTTGAAGGATTTTGGCTTTACCTACGACATATTGGTTTTTCCCCGGCACTTGCCGGCTGTTTTGGATATGGTGATCACGAATCCAGACCAGCCTTTCGTGATCGATCACCTGGCCAAGCCTTATATCAAGGATAATATGCTTGAGTTGTGGAAGAAGGATATGGAGCGACTTTCGGCTTTCCCTAATGTGTATTGTAAAGTGAGCGGAATGGTCACGGAGGCTGATTGGTCCCGGTGGACCAGTGATGACCTGCATCCCTACCTGGATGCTGTAGTGGAATTATTTGGCATAGACCGGCTGATGTTCGGGAGTGATTGGCCGGTATGCCTGGTAGCTGCCAATTATGACCAGTGGCTGTCTACGGTGAAAGCCTATTTTTCAGGGTTTTCAGAGGATGATCAGCATAAAGTCTTCTATGGGAATGCGAAAAGGTTTTATCGGTTATAGGTTAACGTTATTAATTGATCAAAAGTATTAATGGTATGAATCTGCAATTACAGGATAAGGTAATCATCGTAACAGGTGGTGCTAAGGGCATTGGCTGGGGAATAGTAGAAGTGTTGGCCAGGGAAGGAGCCGTGCCGGTGATCCTGGGCCGCAATGAAGCGGATAATCTTAGGGCCATGGAGACAATAGTCGCCAATGGGGGTAAAGCCTGGCAGGTGGTGGCCGAATTGTCGAAGCCGGAAGAATGTGCTAAGGCAGTCCAGCAGGTGATCGCACAGTTTGGCCAGATCGATGGGCTGGTCAATAATGCAGGGGTGAATGATGGGGTAGGGCTGGAGCATGGAGATTATGTGCGTTTCATGGAGAGCCTGCACAAGAACCTGGTACACTATTACCTGATGGCCCATCATGCCCTTCCTGAACTGAAAAAGACAAAAGGCAGTATTGTTAATATTACTTCCAAGACAGCCGATACTGGTCAGGGCAATACCTCTGCCTATGCGGCTTCCAATGGTGGCCGGAATGCCCTGACCAGGGAATGGGCCGTTGAGCTGGCCAAGTATTCCATCCGGGTGAATGCGGTGGTGGTGGCAGAATGCTTTACGCCATTGTATGAGAACTGGATCAAGACCCTGCCTGATCCTGAAGGGAAACTGAAGGAGATCACTTCCAAGATTCCCTTTGAACACCGTTTTACTACGGCGGAAGAGATCGCCAACATGACCGTATTCCTATTATCTCCACTTTCCAGCCATACCACCGGACAGCTGATCCATGTGGATGGGGGCTATGTCCATCTCGACCGGGCTATGGCCAATGCCTGATTGCCTGGGATATTTATTACGTAAACGTTTACGTAGTTCTTTTTGAATAACTTGGGTTGTTGATCGAAATTTATGGAACCGGTTACCATCAAGACCATTGCGAAGCAATTAGGATTGTCCATTGCCACTGTTTCCAGGGCGCTGAACGATAGATATGGTATTGGCGAAGCCACAAGGGCTAAGGTGAAGGCAGTGGCCGAAAGCCTGGGTTACCAACCCAATGCCTATGCTAGTGGATTGAAGCGGAAGGGCAGTAAGACCATCGCGGTGGTATTGCCCGGGCTTGACAATAACTTCTTTACGCAGGTGATCAGTGGGATCGAGTCTGTGGCCCACCAGAAAGGCTTCCATGTGCTGGTTTACCTTACCCATGAAGACCAGCAAAGGGAAAAGGAGATCCTGCAGATAGTAAGGAATGGGAGGGCTGACGGTATCCTGATCTCGGTTGCCAATAGTTCAGGGGGATATGCCCATATAGAGCAATTGGTGGAAGCGGGGATGCCGGTCGTGTTTGTTGACCGGATCTGTGAGCATATTGATGTGCCGGGGGTGGTGACGAATAATGAGGAATCCGCATTTGAAGCCACAAAATTATTGCTGGCTAAGGGTTGCAGGAAGATCGCCTTCCTGGGGATGGCTCCACAGTTGTTCATTACGGGCTCAAGGAAGAACGGCTACCTGAAAGCACTCAGGAGTGTAGCGAGTGAGCAGGAGCCCATTATCCAGGAATTTGAGAAAGACCATGAAAAGAACATCCGCTTATTGACGGATCTGTTGAAGCACCAACAGCCGGATGGATTGTTTGCTGTTTCAGAAAAAGTAGCCTTGCTGGTATATGAGGTTTGCGGGGCCCTGAAACTGAGGATACCGGAAGACATTAAACTGGTTGGGTTTACCAATATGCCGGCTGCGGCCTTCCTGGAACCTTCGATGAGTGCCATTGTTCAACCGGCTGTTGAAATGGGCGAACGTGCAGCAGAGCTGTTGTTCAAAGTGATCGGGAAAAAGAAAATATTCGAAATAGAAAAGAAACAGGTATTGCCTTCTGTGTTAAGGATCAGGCGTTCGGCAGGATAGGACTGCCAAAAGGGGCATACGGTTTTCTTTCTCACCCATAAAAATTGACGTATGCTTGACCGAAGAAAATTCCTTCTCCAGTCTGCCCTGGCAGGCACCGGCCTCCTGGTAGGCCCCACCCTCGCAAGTTTTGCAGGTTCCCCCAATGAAAAGGTGGTGATTGGTGCTGTTGGTACCAATAGCCGTGGTTTTTACCTGGCCAAAATGCTGGCCCTACTCCCGAATGTGGAGATTGGCTATGTCTGCGACGTGGATGCCAATGTGCTGGCCAAAACCATCGCTGAGATCGAGAAGGTTTCCGGGAAGAAACCCAAAGGGTATAATGATGTGCGCAAGCTGCTGGCTGAAAAGGACCTCGATGCCATTGTGATCGCTACTCCCGACCATTGGCATGCACCGGCAGCCTTGATGGCGGTGCAGGCTGGCAAACATGTGTACGTAGAGAAGCCCTGTTCGCATAATCCCGCCGAAGGTGAGCTGTTGATAGCTGCACAACAGCGTTATGGGAAGCTGATCCAGATGGGTAACCAGCGACGTTCTTTCCCCAATGTACAGCAGGCAATGAAGGAATTGCAGGAAGGCTTGATCGGTCGGGTATATTTTGCCAAAGGTTGGTATGCCAATAGCCGAAAGTCCATTGGCTTTGGGAAAGCGGCACCGGTTCCTTCCCACCTTGATTTTGACTTATGGCAGGGACCTGCTCCGCGCAGGCCTTTCAAGGATAACCTCGTTCATTATAACTGGCATTGGTTCTGGCATTGGGGCACTGGTGAAGCCCTCAATAATGGCACCCATGAGATCGATGTGATGCGCTGGGGGTTGGGCGTTGACTTTCCAATCCGGGTGGTATCGGCCGGGGGACGCTATGCCTTCAATGATGATTGGGAAACACCCGATACGCAAACCATCACCCTTGAGTTCCCCAATAAGACCGCCATGCTGTGGGAATCCAGGAGCTGCAATCCACATGAGGTAGAAGGCAGTGGCAGGGGAGTGGTCTTCTATGGGGAGAAAGGCACCATGGTCATCCCGGGTGGTGATGATTACAAAATTTTCGGCATGGATAACAAACTGGTCAGGGAGGTAAAGACCAATCTGCAAAAAGCGGATGCGACCAATACCATGGGCATGGGCGAGCGTTTGGACAGCATGCACCTGCTGAATTTTGTGGATGCCATCCGGGGCAAGGCTAAACTCACTTCGCCCATTACTGAAGGCCACCGGTCAACTTTGCTTGCACAATTAGGAAATATATCCTGGCGGACCGGAAGGGCCTTGCAATGTGACCCTTCGAATGGGCATATCCTGAATGACAAGGAGGCCATGCAATACTGGACGCGTGAGTATGCGCCCGGTTGGGAAATGAAACTCTGATCAACATAATGTAGCAACATGAAGAAACTAGTATTGATGGGGATGGTATTCCTGGCCAGCTGGCAACTGCAGGCACAGGGCAGTTCCCAAAAGGGACAATGGGTGAGTCTTTTCAATGGGAAGGACCTCAAAGGATGGAAACAATTGAATGGTAAGGCTAAGTACGAGGTGAAGGATGGGGCAATAGTGGGCACCACCGTTCTGAATGAACCCAATTCCTTCCTGGCGACTGAAAAGGATTACCAGGACTTCATCCTTGAGCTGGAGTTCAAGGTGGATTCCAATATGAATTCCGGCATCCAGTTCAGGAGTGAGAGCCGCCCTGATTACCAGAATGGAAAGGTGCATGGCTACCAGATGGAGATCGATCCATCCAGGCGTGCCTGGAGTGGTGGTATATATGATGAAGGCAGAAGGGGATGGTTGTACACCCTTGATTATAATGAAGGGGCAAAGAAAGCCTTTCATAACGGGGAGTGGAACCACTATCGCATTGAATGTATCGGTAATACGGTTCGCACCTATGTTAACGGCATCGCTGCTGCTTACCTCATCGATAGCCTGCCGACCAGGGGCTTTATTGCCCTGCAGGTACATTCCATCGGCAAGCCTGAAGAAGCCGGCCGGCAGATCAAGTGGCGCAATATCCGGATCCAAACCGCTAACCTTAAGCCCAGGCCGTCCTCAACGATTTTCGTTGTCAACTTACTACCCAACCAGTTATCAGAACAAGAGAAGGCCAATGGCGTGAGGTTATTATGGGATGGCCAAACCACCAAGGGCTGGAGGGGCGCTTATAAAACCCAGTTCCCTGAAAAAGGCTGGAAGATAGAGGACGGTATGTTGAGGGTGATGAAATCTGGTGGTGGCGAATCCGTGAATGGCGGGGATATCGTGACCGAAGAATTATTCGGGGCTTTTGAACTGCAGTTTGATTTCCGCCTGACGCCAGGGGCCAATAGCGGGGTAAAATATTTTGTTACGGAAAAAGAGAACAATGCCGGTTCTGCCATAGGACTGGAATACCAGGTACTGGATGACGACCAGCATCCTGATGCCAAACTGGGAGCCGTCGGCAATCGTACCATGGCTTCCCTCTATGACCTGATCCCTTCCCTGAAACCCTGGATGTCCCGCAAACCCATCGGGGAATGGAACAAGGGAATGATCAGGGTGTATCCTGACAATAGGATAGAACATTACCTGAATGGTTGCAAGGTAGTGGAATACCAACGCGGCACCCCGATCTTCTATGCCCTGGTGGCACGCAGTAAATATGCCGGCTGGAAGGATTTCGGGATGGCGGAAAAAGGCAGGATCCTGTTGCAGGACCATGGTGATGCGGTGGATTTCCGCAGTATCAAGGTCAGGGCTTTGTAAAAGAATAAAATCGAGTATGCATGGATGTTAGTAAGATGTTTTCCCTGGAGGGGAAAGTGGTGGTCGTAACCGGTGGGACGGGTATCCTTGGCGAGTCATTTGTGAAAGCCATTGCAGCAGCAGGTGCGGCAGTTGGGGTGCTGGGAAGGAATGAGGGGATTGCCGAGGAAAGGGCTGCAGCCATCAATGCCGAAGGCGGCAAGGCCATTGCGCTGGTAGCGGATGTAATGGATGAAGGGCACCTGCGGCAGGCGAAGCAACAAATGCTGGATCGCTTTGGAAAGATCGATGGCCTGGTGAATGCAGCCGGGGGTAATATGCCTGAAGGCGTGGTACAGCCGGAAGCAGACCTGTTCAGGATGAACCTGGACGGGTTGAGAAAAGTGATGGACCTGAACCTATGGGGAACCATCCTGCCTACACAGGTTTTTGGGGATGCCCTTGCTGCCAATGAAACGGCAAGCATTGTGAACATCTCCAGCATGAACTCCAAAAGGGCAGTTACAAAAGTATTGGGTTACAATATGGGCAAGGCTGCGGTGGACTGCTATAACCAATGGTTTGCAGTGGAGCTGGCGAAGCGCTATGGCGACAGGATCAGGATGAATGCATTGACACCGGGCTTTTTCCTGACAGAGCAAAACAGGGCCCTGCTGACCAACCCTGATGGTACCTACACGGCAAGGGGACAGGCGGTGATCAATAACACCCCTTTCAACAGGTTCGGTCGTCCGGAGGAGCTTACGGGCGCATTGGTGTGGCTGCTGAGTGACGCATCCCGATTCGTGACAGGGTCGCAGGTAGTGGTGGATGGAGGCTTTTCCATATTCAGTGGCGTTTAAAACAGTATTATGAGTACACCAGTTTCTTATCAGCATATTGAATACCGCATGGAACAAACCATGCGTTGGTTCGGACCCAATGACCCGGTCAGCCTTAGTGATATCCGGCAGGCAGGTTGCACGGGGGTGGTTACGGCCCTGCATCATATTCCTAACGGTGAGGTATGGCCGATAGATGCCATCATGGAAAGAAAGCGGGAGATAGAAGCGGCAGGAATGAGGTGGTCGGTGGTGGAGAGTGTGCCCGTTCATGAACAGATCAAGACGGCATCCGGGAATTACCGATCCTATATCGTCAACTACCAGCAGACACTGCGCAACCTGGCGTCCTGCGATATCAGGACAGTTACCTACAATTTCATGCCGGTGCTGGATTGGACCAGGACAGACCTGTCTTTCACAGTGGAGGATGGCAGTAAGGCCCTGCGTTTTGAGAAGGCTGCTTTCATGGCCTTTGACCTTTTCATGCTGCAAAGGGAAGGCGCTATGCAGGAATATGATGAAGAGGAGATCAGCCGGGCAAGGGAGCGTTTCGACAAGATGTCAGAAGCAGAGAAGCTGCTGCTGCAAAGGAATATCATCGCGGGCTTACCGGGTAGCGAAGAGTCTTTCACGCTGGACCAGTTTCGTGAAGCGCTTGCCGCTTATCAGCATATTGATGCCCATCAACTCAGGGCTAACCTTATCCATTTTTTACAACAGGTGGTCCCGGTGGCCGCTGAGGTTGGGGTGAACCTGGTGATCCATCCCGATGACCCGCCCTATCCCATATTGGGATTGCCCCGTGTGGTGAGCACCGCAGCAGATATTGAAGCACTGGTCAATGCCATTCCTGACCTTCACAATGGGCTTTGTTTTTGCACCGGCTCCTTTGGTGTCCGCGCAGATAATGACCTGCCAGCCATGTTCAGGCAATTCGGTGACCGGATCAATTTTATTCATTTGAGGAGTACGCGGCGCAACCAATGGGGGGATTTTTATGAAGACAACCACCTCGATGGTGATGTGGATATGGCTGCGGTGATGAAAGTGATCATTGAAACCATGCGTCGCAGGAAATGCGGCATAGCCATGCGTCCGGACCACGGTCACCAAATGCTGGATGATCTCCGAAAGACCACTAATCCCGGTTATGCTGCGATAGGCAGGTTAAGGGGGCTGGCGGAATTACGGGGCCTTGAACTGGGTCTGCAAAGGGCCATGAACGGCAATCTTTGAGGTTGAAAACTTTTAATTAGCGGGAATGAAAAAGAAGAAAAGACAAAAGGCATTCATCAACGAAAACTTCCTCTTATCTAATAAGCAGGCAAGGCAACTCTATTTCGACCATGCTGCCAACCTGCCCATTATCGATTACCATTGCCACTTGTCACCAGAGGCCATTGCCAAGGACTACCGTTTCGCTAACATGACGGAACTATGGTTAAAGGGTGACCATTACAAATGGAGGGCGATGCGGGCTGTTGGGATACCGGAAGAACTGATCACAGGGAATGCCAGCGACCAGGATAAATTCATGGCCTGGGCCAGGGTGGTTCCACATACATTGCGTAATCCCCTGTTCCATTGGACACAAATGGAGTTGAAATGGCCCTTTGGTATTGATGACTACCTCAATGAATCAACGGCCGGAACAATTTATGAGGCCTGCAATGCAATGCTTCAGGACCCGGATTACAGTTGCCGCTCACTTATAGCAATGAATAATGTTGAGTTGGTTGGGACAACCGATGATCCTTGTGATGACCTTCGTTTTCATAGGGAGGCAATAGCAGATGGCTTGTCTTTTGAATTGCGGCCATCCTTTCGCCCGGACCCGGTATTGGATATCCGTAACAAGGAAGGGTTCCTGCGATACATAGAAAGATTGGAACTGGCGAGTGGTGTGGTGATCAATGATTTCAGCAGCCTGTTACAGGCCCTCTGGCAGCGGGTGGAATATTTCCATGCCAATGGATGCAGGATAGCTGACCATGGACTGTCTGCCATGCCACTGCTTCCGGTTGATGAGCAAATAGTAGAAGAAGGGTTAAGGAAAGTATTGGAGGATAGGACATTTATGCACCCCGATCCGGAAGGATTTGCGGGATTGGTTTTATTGCACCTCTGCAGTATGTACCATGCTAAGGGATGGGCGCAGCAATTCCACCTGGGTGCTTTAAGGAATGTGAGTTCAAGGCTGAGGGAAAGATTAGGGGCAGACAGTGGGGGCGATACGATCGGTGATTATCCGCAGGCAGAGCGATTGGCGGCTTTCCTTGATGCTCTGGACCGGCAGGACCGGCTGGCGCCTACCATCATCTATAACCTTAATCCGGGTTGGAACGAGGTCTTCGCTGCCATGGCCGGCACTTTTAATGATGGTTCCATAGCCGGTAAGGTCCAGTTTGGATCGGCATGGTGGTACCTCGACCAGAAGGATGGAATAGAAAAACAATTGAATGCCTTGTCGAACCTGGGGGTGTTGAGTAACTTCATCGGGATGACGACGGATAGCCGGAGTTTCCTTTCCTATTCCCGCCACGATTATTTCAGGAGGGTCTTGTGCAACCTGTTGGGACAGGAAATGGAAGCGGGCCTCTTGCCCAATGACCGTGAATGGATCGGCGCATTGGTGCGGCAATTGTGTTATGATAATGCGAAAAACTTTTTCAAGGTAGGCTGATGGATCAAGTATTGTGTTTTGGGGAACTCTTGCTTCGGTATGCACCGGACAATGAAGGCAACTGGTTGCGACAGGGCGCTATGCCTGTTTACATTGGTGGTGCTGAATACAATGTAGCAGCAGCGCTGGCCCAATGGGGAGTGCCGGTATCCTATTGTACGGCCCTGCCGCAAAATTATTTATCCAACCACCTGTTAAGCCAGTTGCAGCGGCAGAAAATTGATGCCAGTCCCATTGTTTATAGTGGCGAAAGGATAGGTGCCTATTTCTTGCCATTTGGAAAGGACCTGAAGCATACTGGTGTGATCTATGACCGATCTGGTTCTTCCTTTTCACAACTCGAACCTGGCAGTATCAATTGGGTGAAGTTGCTGAAGGATAAGAAATGGTTTCATTTCTCCGCCATCAGTGCCTCCCTCACGCCTAATGCGGCCGCAGTTTGCCTTGAGGCGGTGAAAGTGGCCAGGGCGCTGGATATCCCGGTGTCACTCGACCTGAATTACCGGCCAAGGTTGTGGAAGTATGGAAAGGAGCCGGTTGAGGTAATGCCTGAACTGGCCAGTTATTGCACGGTGCTGATGGGGAATATCTGGAGTGCCCATACCATGCTCGGTGTACCGCTCCAGGAAGAGATGATCTCATCAGGTTATTATTATCGCCATGCGGAGATCAGTGCTACGCATATACTTGAACGTTATCCCTCCTGCCAGTGGGTCGCCAATACCTTCCGGTTTGAGGATGGACCGGGTATTGCCTATTCTGCAACGCTGTTCTCCAGGGGCGAAGGAAGTTTGGTTTCGCGGGAATATGCTGCAGGCAGTGTGGCCGATAAGGTGGGTTCGGGGGATTGTTTCATGGCGGGGTTGATCTATGGGAAATTTTCCGGCCTTTCTACCAGGGATACCCTGGAATATGCAACAGCCGCAGCTTTCAGGAAGCTGCAGGTGATGGGGGATATAACAACAGATACCATCCAGGATATCAAAAAACAAATAAAAGCATGAGTAGTTCCGGAAAGATCCTTGATGCAATAAAAGAACAACTGGTATTGCCCTTGTTTTACCATGATTCACCTGAGCTCTCCTTATCGGTGATCAAGGCGCTGTACAATGCCGGGGTGCGGGTGGTCGAGTACACTAACCGTGGGGACCATGCTTTGGAAAATTTCAGGCTCCTGAAGTCGACCTTACTGGTTGAAGCGCCGGGTATTTTCCTGGGCGCAGGAACCGTAAAGACTGCAGGGGAGGCGAGGGCCTTCATGGATGCCGGTGCGGACTTCCTGGTGAGCCCGGTGGTGGATCCGGAAGTGGGAGAGCTGGCGCGGCACAATGGATTGTTGTGGGTGCCCGGCTGTATGACCCCAACAGAGATACAGTCAGCTGTAAAGGCAGGCGCTTCATTGGTGAAAATGTTCCCGGGTAATGTGTTGGGACCAGGCTTCATTGCTGCAATAAAAGACTTGTTCCCGGGAACCAGCTTCATGCCTACAGGAG is drawn from Flavihumibacter rivuli and contains these coding sequences:
- a CDS encoding SDR family NAD(P)-dependent oxidoreductase, whose product is MFRLENKVAIITGGASGIGKAMSLLFARQGARVYVVDIDPVSASGLADEIRTGGGFGAFQTCNVADQADVQKVVAAISELEGRIDILVNNAGVAHIGNAENTSEADFDRIYSINVKGVYNFLHAALPVMKQTGGVILNTCSIAATVGLSDRFAYSMSKGAVLSMTLSVAKDYLSHKIRCNCMSPARVYTPFVEGFIAKNYPGKEQEIFEKLSKSQPIGRMGTTEEVAALALYLCSDEAGFLTGCDYPIDGGFTRLNS
- a CDS encoding fumarylacetoacetate hydrolase family protein — its product is MKLIRFGAPGKEKPGVLINDKCYDVSGFVPDYDEAFFEEGGLARLQQVIAAGSLPEVKVERFGCPVKRPSKIVCIGLNYIDHARETGATPPAEPVIFLKSTTAIIGPNDTIVIPKGSEKTDWEVELAVVIGKKASYVEEANAMDHVAGYCLHNDVSERAFQLERGGTWDKGKGCDTFAPIGPFLATKEEIADVHNLRLWLTVNGQKMQDGTTADLIFTIPHIIAYVSQFMTLLPGDIISTGTPAGVGLGMNPQVYLKPGDVVELGIDGLGSSRQVVKAFQ
- the fucP gene encoding L-fucose:H+ symporter permease, whose amino-acid sequence is MKNKQSYLVAFIMVTSLFFLWAFLHNINPILIPHLKKACTLTDTESAFIDSSVYLSYFLVALPAGWFMHKYGYKNGILVGLLLYCIGAFLFVPAASARSYNFFLVALFIMAGGATFLETIANPYITKLGDPEGAAKRLNLAQSFNGVGSVIPPLIGGQFILSGIEHSPQELSRMSAADLDAYLSFEANAIKMPYMVIGGVVALILILFALVKLPEIKEAPEEGGESSFSLRVFRHRHFRWALLAQFFYIGAQVGIGSFFIRYARYVQDIPEKQAAFLWGSIAMVGFMAGRFVGTFLMKYFKPAVLLCAFALTNVALLAIAIFASGNLAVYALIATPFFMSIMFPTIFALGIDGLGEESKIASSFIVMSIVGGAFFPILMGQVSDANSGNIQLSYLVPVVCFLVVFWFGLTQLKKAAVKVSVAH
- a CDS encoding L-rhamnose mutarotase, with the translated sequence MKRYCLSVDLKNDEQLIAEYEQYHVKIWPEIEQSIRDAGITSMEIYRIENRLFMIMETSDDFSFERKAAMDAGNARVQEWEELMWQYQQSLPSAKKGEKWVLMKKIFDLNS
- a CDS encoding amidohydrolase family protein, with the translated sequence MQVIDTHQHFWEYDPSRHEWISDEMSVIRRDFLPKDLQSLLSRNGVSGCVNVQVDQSEAETLWMLDHAAKHDFILGVVGWVDLKGKDIRDRLAYFTQFPKLKGFRHILQAEAPAFMLDNAFLNGISALKDFGFTYDILVFPRHLPAVLDMVITNPDQPFVIDHLAKPYIKDNMLELWKKDMERLSAFPNVYCKVSGMVTEADWSRWTSDDLHPYLDAVVELFGIDRLMFGSDWPVCLVAANYDQWLSTVKAYFSGFSEDDQHKVFYGNAKRFYRL
- a CDS encoding SDR family oxidoreductase translates to MNLQLQDKVIIVTGGAKGIGWGIVEVLAREGAVPVILGRNEADNLRAMETIVANGGKAWQVVAELSKPEECAKAVQQVIAQFGQIDGLVNNAGVNDGVGLEHGDYVRFMESLHKNLVHYYLMAHHALPELKKTKGSIVNITSKTADTGQGNTSAYAASNGGRNALTREWAVELAKYSIRVNAVVVAECFTPLYENWIKTLPDPEGKLKEITSKIPFEHRFTTAEEIANMTVFLLSPLSSHTTGQLIHVDGGYVHLDRAMANA
- a CDS encoding LacI family DNA-binding transcriptional regulator, with translation MEPVTIKTIAKQLGLSIATVSRALNDRYGIGEATRAKVKAVAESLGYQPNAYASGLKRKGSKTIAVVLPGLDNNFFTQVISGIESVAHQKGFHVLVYLTHEDQQREKEILQIVRNGRADGILISVANSSGGYAHIEQLVEAGMPVVFVDRICEHIDVPGVVTNNEESAFEATKLLLAKGCRKIAFLGMAPQLFITGSRKNGYLKALRSVASEQEPIIQEFEKDHEKNIRLLTDLLKHQQPDGLFAVSEKVALLVYEVCGALKLRIPEDIKLVGFTNMPAAAFLEPSMSAIVQPAVEMGERAAELLFKVIGKKKIFEIEKKQVLPSVLRIRRSAG